In Osmerus eperlanus chromosome 17, fOsmEpe2.1, whole genome shotgun sequence, a single genomic region encodes these proteins:
- the LOC134037935 gene encoding E3 ubiquitin-protein ligase TRIM47-like has product MASCSSLLSEDQFLCSICLDVFTDPVTIPCGHNFCKACISKYWDNSDLCQCPMCKENFDKRPDLRVNTFISEMAAQFRKSEPLKATISLDLRPTKPEVSCDICTGTKLKALKSCLVCLASYCETHLEPHQRVAAWKKHKLIDPVENLEDRMCQKHERPLELFCRTDLMCVCRFCTEKDHETHDTVPLEEEFEERKTQMKKTEGDMQQMIQERLEKVQEIKLSVETSKRDAEREISDSVHVFKSLVRSIERSQAELIEVIEEKQKAAEKQAEGLIEDLEQEITELKRRSTELEQLSHTEDHLHLLQSFPYLSTPPHTKDWSEISVHSGLSVGAVRRAVSQLEETLNKEM; this is encoded by the coding sequence ATGGCTTCCTGCAGCAGTCTCCTGTCTGAAGATCAGTTCCTATGTTCtatctgtctggatgtgttcacTGATCCTGTCACTATTCCATGTGGACACAACTTCTGCAAGGCCTGTATCAGCAAGTACTGGGACAACAGTGACCTGTGTCAATGTCCCATGTGCAAAGAGAACTTTGATAAGAGACCAGATCTTCGTGTCAACACTTTCATCTCTGAGATGGCTGCTCAGTTCAGGAAGTCAGAGCCACTGAAAGCTACCATCAGTTTAGACCTGCGTCCTACTAAACCTGAAGTGTCATGTGACATCTGTACAGGTACCAAGCTCAAGGCTCTGAagtcctgtctggtgtgtctggcctcttactgtgagactcacctggagcctcatcagagagttgcagcctggaagaaacacaagctgatcgaccctgtggagaacctggaggacaggatgtgtcagaagcatgagagacccctggagctgttctgtaggactgacctgatgtgtgtttgtcggtTCTGCACTGAGAAAGACCACGAGACCCATGACACTGTTCCTCTAGAGGAAGAGTTTGAAGAGAGGAAGACTCAGAtgaagaagacagagggagacatgcagcagatgatccaggagagactggagaaggTTCAGGAGATCAAactctcagtagagaccagcaagagagatgcagaaagagagatatcagACAGTGTTCATGTCTTCAAATCTCTGGTGCGCTCCATTGAGAGAAGCCAAGCTGAGCTCATTGAggtgattgaggagaagcagaaagcagcagagaaacaggctgaagggttGATTGAagatctggagcaggagatcactgagctgaagaggagaagcactgagctggagcagctctcacacactgaggaccacctccacctgctccagagcttccCATACCtgagcacccctccacacaccaaggactggtctgagatcagtgtccacagtggtctgagtgtgggggcagtgaggagagctgtgtctcagctggaggagacactcAATAAAGAGATGTAG
- the LOC134037929 gene encoding E3 ubiquitin-protein ligase TRIM39-like, translating into MASCSSLLSEDQFQCSICLDVFTDPVSTPCGHNFCKACITKYWDNSDLCQCPMCKENFDKRPDLRVNTFNSLMKLQLEVSAGKRSQTQRPYKSCHALILYLYCTGTKLKALKSCLVCLASYCETHLELHQRVAALKKHKLIDPVENLEDRMCQKHERPLELFCRTDQTCVCRFCTEKDHETHDTVPLEEEFEERKTQMKKTEGDMQQMIQERLEKVQEIKLSVETSKRDAEREISDSVQVFTVLVRSIERSQAELIEVIEEKQKAAEKQAQGLIQDLEQEITELKRRSTELEQLSHTEDHLHLLQSFPSLSTPPHTKDWSEISVNSGLSVGAVRRAVCQLEETLNKEMEKLSDTELKRIQQYAVDVTLDPDTAHPYLILSEDEKQVRHGDMKQDLPDNPERFDRCVNVVGKQGFSSGRFYYEVQVEGKSNWDLGVVRESINRKGNITLSPEDGYWTVWLRNGDQYKALAGPDVLLSLRQKPQKVGVFVDYEEGLVSFYDVEARSHIYSFTGCTFTEKLYPHFSPYVNCGGKNSAPLIITPVND; encoded by the coding sequence atggcttcctgcagcagtctcctgtctgaagatcagttccagtgttctatctgtctggatgtgttcacTGATCCTGTTTCTACTCCATGTGGACACAACTTCTGCAAGGCCTGTATCACCAAGTACTGGGACAACAGTGACCTGTGTCAATGTCCCATGTGCAAGGAGAACTTTGATAAGAGACCAGATCTTCGTGTCAACACTTTCAACTCTCTGATGAAGCTCCAGTTGGAGGTCTCAGCAGGTAAGAGGTCCCAGACACAGCGTCCATACAAGAGCTGTCATGCCTTGATCTTGTACCTGTACTGTACAGGTACCAAGCTCAAGGCACTGAAGtcttgtctggtgtgtctggcctcttactgtgagactcacctggagcttcatcagagagttgcagccttgaagaaacacaagctgatcgaccctgtggagaacctggaggacaggatgtgtcagaagcatgagagacccctggagctgttctgtaggactgaccagacgtgtgtgtgtcggttcTGCACTGAGAAAGACCACGAGACCCATGACACTGTTCCTCTAGAGGAAGAGTTTGAAGAGAGGAAGACTCAGAtgaagaagacagagggagacatgcagcagatgatccaggagagactggagaaggTTCAGGAGATCAAactctcagtagagaccagcaagagagatgcagaaagagagatatcagACAGTGTTCAGGTCTTCACTGTTCTGGTGCGCTCCATTGAGAGAAGCCAGGCTGAGCTCATTGAggtgattgaggagaagcagaaagcagcagagaaacaggctcAAGGGTTGATTCAagatctggagcaggagatcactgagctgaagaggagaagcactgagctggagcagctctcacacactgaggaccacctccacctgctccagagcttcccatccctgagcacccctccacacaccaaggactggtctgagatcagtgtcaacagtggtctgagtgtgggggcagtgaggagagctgtgtgtcagctggaggagacacttaataaagagatggagaagctgTCTGACACTGAACTGAAGAGGATTCAGCAGTATGCAGTGGATGTGACTCTGGACCCTGATACAGCACATCCCTatctcatcctgtctgaggatgaGAAACAAGTGAGACATGGAGACATGAAGCAGGATCTccctgacaacccagagaggtttgaTCGTTGTGTCAATGTCGTGGGAAagcagggcttctcctcagggaggttctactatgaggtgcaggttgaggggaagaGTAACTGGGATCTGGGAGTGGTCAGAGAGTCCATCAACAGGAAGGGGAATATCACACTGAGTCCTGAGGATGGATACTGGACTGTATGGCTGAGGAATGGAGATCAGTATAAGGCTCTGGCTGGCCCtgatgtcctcctctccctgagacagaagccccagaaggtgggggtgtttgtggactATGAGGAGGGTCTGGTCTCCTTTTATGATGTGGAGGCCAGGTCTCATATCTACTCTTTCACTGGCTGCACCTTCACTGAGAAACTCTATCCACACTTCAGTCCTTATGTGAACTGTGGAGGTAAAAACTCTGCCCCTCTGATCATCACTCCTGTCAATGACTGA
- the LOC134037924 gene encoding E3 ubiquitin-protein ligase TRIM39-like has protein sequence MASCSSLLSEDQFLCSICLDVFTDPVTIPCGHNFCKACITKYWDNSDLCQCPMCKENFDKRPDLRVNTFISEMAAQFRKPEPLKATISLDLRPTKPEVSCDICTGTKLKALKSCLVCLASYCETHLEPHQRVAAWKKHKLIDPVENLEDRMCQKHERPLELFCRTDLMCVCRFCTEKDHETHDTVPLEEEFEERKTQMKKTEGDMQQMIQERLEKVQEIKLSVETSKRDAEREISDSVQVFTVLVRSIERSQAELIEVIEEKQKAAEKQAEGLILDLEQEITELKRRSTELEQLSHTEDHLHLLQSFPSLSTPPHTKDWSEISVHSGLSVGAVRRAVCQLEETLNKEMEKLLDTELKRIQQYAVDVTLDPDTAHNKLILSEDGKQVRDGDMKQNLPDNPERFDRCPCVLGKQGFSSGRFYYEVQVEGKTEWDLGVARESINRKGEITVSPEDGYWTVCLRNGDQYKALAGPSLTLSLRQKPQKVGVFVDYEEGLVSFYDVEARSHIYPFTRCTFTEKLYPFFSPCLNDEGRNSAPLIITPVTTSKTQMWKSWSSKGNVIKKY, from the coding sequence ATGGCTTCCTGCAGCAGTCTCCTGTCTGAAGATCAGTTCCTATGTTCtatctgtctggatgtgttcacTGATCCTGTCACTATTCCATGTGGACACAACTTCTGCAAGGCCTGTATCACCAAGTACTGGGACAACAGTGACCTGTGTCAATGTCCCATGTGCAAAGAGAACTTTGATAAGAGACCAGATCTTCGTGTCAACACTTTCATCTCTGAGATGGCTGCTCAGTTCAGGAAGCCAGAGCCACTGAAAGCTACCATCAGTTTAGACCTGCGTCCTACTAAACCTGAAGTGTCATGTGACATCTGTACAGGTACCAAGCTCAAGGCCCTGAagtcctgtctggtgtgtctggcctcttactgtgagactcacctggagcctcatcagagagttgcagcctggaagaaacacaagctgatcgaccctgtggagaacctggaggacaggatgtgtcagaagcatgagagacccctggagctgttctgtaggactgacctgatgtgtgtttgtcggtTCTGCACTGAGAAAGACCACGAGACCCATGACACTGTTCCTCTAGAGGAAGAGTTTGAAGAGAGGAAGACTCAGAtgaagaagacagagggagacatgcagcagatgatccaggagagactggagaaggTTCAGGAGATCAAactctcagtagagaccagcaagagagatgcagagagagagatatcagacAGTGTTCAGGTCTTCACTGTTCTGGTGCGCTCCATTGAGAGAAGCCAGGCTGAGCTCATTGAggtgattgaggagaagcagaaagcagcagagaaacaggctgaaggtttAATTCTagatctggagcaggagatcactgagctgaagaggagaagcactgagctggagcagctctcacacactgaggaccacctccacctgctccagagcttcccatccctgagcacccctccacacaccaaggactggtctgagatcagtgttcacagtggtctgagtgtgggggcagtgaggagagctgtgtgtcagctggaggagacactcaataaagagatggagaagctgTTAGACACTGAACTGAAGAGGATTCAGCAGTATGCAGTGGATGTGACTCTGGACCCTGATACAGCACATAACAAactcatcctgtctgaggatgggaaacaagtgagagatggagacatgAAGCAGAATCTccctgacaacccagagaggtttgaTCGTTGTCCCTGTGTCCTGGGAAagcagggcttctcctcaggtaggttctactatgaggtgcaggttgaggggaagaCTGAGTGGGATCTGGGAGTGGCCAGAGAGTCCAtcaacaggaagggggagatcaCAGTGAGTCCTGAGGATGGATACTGGACTGTATGTCTGAGGAATGGAGATCAGTACAAGGCTCTGGCtggcccctctctcaccctctccttgagacagaagccccagaaggtgggggtgtttgtggactATGAGGAGGGTCTGGTCTCCTTTTATGACGTTGAGGCCAGGTCTCATATCTACCCTTTCACTCGCTGCACCTTCACTGAGAAACTCTATCCATTCTTCAGTCCCTGTCTGAATGATGAAGGTAGAAACTCTGCCCCTCTGATCATCACTCCAGTCACAACCTCAAAAACACAGATGTGGAAATCCTGGAGTTCAAAaggaaatgtcataaaaaaatattaa
- the LOC134037928 gene encoding E3 ubiquitin-protein ligase TRIM69-like yields MASCSSLLSEDQFLCSICLDVFTDPVTIPCGHNFCKACITKYWDNSDLCQCPMCKENFDKRPDLRVNTFISEMAAQFRKPEPLKATISLDLRPTKPEVSCDICTGTKLKALKSCLVCLASYCETHLEPHQRVAAWKKHKLIDPVENLEDRMCQKHERPLELFCRTDQTCVCQFCTETDHKTHDTVPLEEECEERKTQMKKTEGDMQQMIQERLEKVQEIKLSVETSKRDAEREISDSVHVFKALVRSIERSQAELIEVIEEKQKAAEKQAEGLIEDLEQEITELKRRSTELEQLSHTEDHLQLLQSFPSLSTPPHTKDWSEISVHSGLSVAAVRRAVSQLEETLNKEMENLPEVKLKRIQQYAVDVTLDPDTAHPYLILSEDGKQVRHGDMKQDLPDNPGRFDCCVSVLGKQGFSSGRFYYEVQVEGKTKWTLGVVRESINRKGKIPLSPEDGYWTVWLRNGDQYKALADPRVLLSLSQKPQKVGVFVDYEEGLVSFYDVEARSHIYSFTGCTFTEKLYPFFCPCLNDGGRNSAPLIITPVND; encoded by the coding sequence ATGGCTTCCTGCAGCAGTCTCCTGTCTGAAGATCAGTTCCTATGTTCtatctgtctggatgtgttcacTGATCCTGTCACTATTCCATGTGGACACAACTTCTGCAAGGCCTGTATCACCAAGTACTGGGACAACAGTGACCTGTGTCAATGTCCCATGTGCAAAGAGAACTTTGATAAGAGACCAGATCTTCGTGTCAACACTTTCATCTCTGAGATGGCTGCTCAGTTCAGGAAGCCAGAGCCACTGAAAGCTACCATCAGTTTAGACCTGCGTCCTACTAAACCTGAAGTGTCATGTGACATCTGTACAGGTACCAAGCTCAAGGCTCTGAagtcctgtctggtgtgtctggcctcttactgtgagactcacctggagcctcatcagagagttgcagcctggaagaaacacaagctgatcgaccctgtggagaacctggaggacaggatgtgtcagaagcatgagagacccctggagctgttctgtaggacggaccagacgtgtgtgtgtcagttctgCACTGAGACGGACCACAAGACCCATGACACTGTTCCTCTAGAGGAGGAGTGTGAAGAGAGGAAGACTCAGAtgaagaagacagagggagacatgcagcagatgatccaggagagactggagaaggTTCAGGAGATCAAactctcagtagagaccagcaagagagatgcagagagagagatatcagacAGTGTTCATGTCTTCAAAGCTCTGGTGCGCTCCATTGAGAGAAGCCAGGCTGAGCTCATTGAggtgattgaggagaagcagaaagcagcagagaaacaggctgaagggttGATTGAagatctggagcaggagatcactgagctgaagaggagaagcactgagctggagcaactctcacacactgaggaccaCCTCCAACTGCTCCAAAGCTTCccatccctgagcacccctccacacaccaaggactggtctgaaatcagtgtccacagtggtctgagtgtggcggcagtgaggagagctgtgtctcagctggaggagacactcaataaagagatggagaatcTGCCCGAAGTCAAGCTGAAGAGGATTCAGCAGTATGCAGTGGATGTGACTCTGGACCCTGATACAGCACATCCCTatctcatcctgtctgaggatgggAAACAAGTGAGACATGGAGACATGAAGCAGGATCTCCCTGACAACCCAGGGAGGTTTGATTGTTGTGTCAGTGTCCTGGGAAagcagggcttctcctcagggaggttctactatgaggtgcaggttgaggggaagaCTAAGTGGACTCTGGGAGTGGTCAGAGAGTCCATCAACAGGAAGGGGAAGATCCCACTGAGTCCTGAGGATGGATACTGGACTGTATGGCTGAGGAATGGAGATCAGTACAAGGCTCTGGCTGACCCccgtgtcctcctctccctgagccagaagccccagaaggtgggggtgtttgtggactATGAGGAGGGTCTGGTCTCCTTTTATGATGTGGAGGCCAGGTCTCATATCTACTCTTTCACTGGCTGCACCTTCACTGAGAAACTCTATCCATTCTTCTGTCCCTGTCTGAACGATGGAGGTAGAAACTCTGCCCCTCTGATCATCACTCCTGTCAATGACTGA